The proteins below are encoded in one region of Knoellia sp. S7-12:
- a CDS encoding SCO6880 family protein yields MAVIYSDYSRARIGHFFGLSGWQLAVVALSLMPVFVCVNAAAWVPAAGFVLAWALVVVVTVTPVRGRSATNWAATSVAFAVGALAGWTRFRSRAAVGAAADLGVPDLPGVLAGVEIHDGPPQGPAGTRVAVVQNHTTRTWAVAAAVVHPGIGMSEADERAQFGTGLSELLDLASRAELVEEILLLVRTVPEDGAERDQWITRHRSPAGPTVARVVNDELQAALTGGCVRTEAFLTLVVPEARLGKAAKEAGGGFEGRARVLYSLMGECDAQLRGAVGMTGVEWLTSPQLAAACRTGFAPGDRAGIIDALTAHTSDPAVNADVPWAMAGPSGADPAARHYSHDAWNSISATIKLPVKGAAMGALAPILTPTEPGERRSVLVAFPIISASAADRQSASSEWAADMGEGLRTKAKVKPRTRAVDDAAKVRGLDRKLARGSSLTRPYAVATVTVPKTVRAAEFGRRLDASVRKAGFAPLRLDLSQDAAFAASTIPLGISLTRTGDT; encoded by the coding sequence ATGGCTGTCATCTACTCCGACTACTCGCGCGCCCGGATCGGGCATTTCTTCGGCCTGTCCGGGTGGCAGCTGGCGGTGGTGGCCCTGTCCCTGATGCCTGTGTTTGTCTGCGTAAACGCCGCCGCGTGGGTGCCCGCCGCCGGGTTCGTCCTCGCTTGGGCCTTGGTCGTGGTTGTCACGGTGACCCCGGTGCGGGGCCGCTCCGCGACGAACTGGGCCGCCACCAGCGTCGCGTTCGCGGTCGGCGCCCTGGCCGGGTGGACACGTTTCCGCTCCCGCGCGGCCGTTGGCGCCGCCGCAGACCTGGGCGTGCCGGACCTGCCCGGGGTGCTGGCCGGGGTGGAGATCCACGACGGACCCCCGCAGGGCCCGGCCGGGACCCGGGTCGCGGTCGTGCAGAACCACACCACCCGAACTTGGGCCGTCGCCGCAGCGGTGGTGCATCCGGGGATCGGGATGAGCGAGGCCGACGAACGCGCCCAGTTCGGCACCGGGCTGTCCGAGCTGCTCGACCTCGCCTCCCGCGCCGAGCTCGTCGAAGAGATCCTGCTGCTGGTGCGCACGGTGCCCGAGGACGGCGCCGAACGCGACCAGTGGATCACCCGGCACCGAAGCCCCGCCGGCCCGACCGTGGCCCGGGTCGTCAACGACGAGCTGCAGGCCGCGTTGACCGGGGGTTGCGTGCGCACCGAGGCGTTCCTCACCCTCGTGGTACCCGAGGCCCGCCTCGGAAAGGCCGCGAAGGAGGCCGGTGGCGGGTTTGAGGGACGGGCCCGGGTCCTGTACTCGCTGATGGGCGAGTGCGACGCTCAGCTACGCGGGGCGGTCGGGATGACCGGTGTGGAGTGGCTGACCTCCCCCCAGCTGGCGGCCGCGTGCCGCACCGGGTTCGCCCCCGGCGACCGGGCCGGGATCATCGACGCCCTGACCGCCCACACCAGCGACCCCGCGGTGAACGCCGACGTGCCGTGGGCGATGGCCGGGCCCTCCGGAGCAGACCCCGCCGCCAGGCACTACAGCCACGACGCGTGGAACTCAATCTCGGCCACCATCAAGCTTCCGGTCAAGGGCGCGGCCATGGGTGCACTGGCGCCAATCCTCACCCCGACCGAACCGGGGGAGCGGCGCTCCGTGCTCGTCGCGTTCCCGATCATCAGCGCCTCCGCGGCGGACCGACAGTCCGCGAGCAGTGAGTGGGCCGCCGACATGGGCGAAGGGCTACGCACCAAGGCCAAGGTCAAACCGCGCACTAGGGCGGTCGACGACGCCGCGAAGGTCCGCGGCCTGGACCGCAAGCTCGCGCGCGGCTCCTCCCTGACCCGCCCCTACGCCGTGGCCACCGTCACCGTCCCCAAGACCGTGCGAGCCGCAGAGTTCGGGCGGCGCTTGGACGCCTCGGTCCGCAAGGCCGGGTTCGCCCCCCTGCGCCTGGACCTCAGCCAGGACGCCGCGTTCGCCGCATCCACGATCCCGCTCGGGATCAGCCTCACCCGCACCGGAGACACCTGA
- a CDS encoding ATP-binding protein: protein MRRTTTGRDVTRLLADFGHDLPAAPSVSPSVREPRLFRNASRRGPRHRGSGWAASTRAPVSVWRMTSDQAPVLWPFIAATGLPPTGAQMGIDVLSGGSFYLDPFGWVLRDDVPITNPNVICFGKPGRGKSATTKAFILRMMDFGYRTLILGDPKDEYEPLCSVLGVEPFRIGPGLPARINPLAFGPLAQGWADLNAGEAQSRAAIVFGRWLTLLRGLVGSQRVGDTPVPFGPVEENVVKAGLRQLTGYTHGNTHLAETTIPELWHLLNAPTPELVDQCRYASTRHFLDETRLLRDALGQLTSGALAGIFDDHTSITVDWAAPIQSLSLSRLELLGEEAVGIALTCLSSWGRGMRELADPGDLRIMVRDEVWKQMRLGAEAVKSFDGDLRLSRSHGDVQWANAHKPSDLLSVGDASSQAVAIAKDLLHLADIKILHGQDLGVARDLEQVMGLGPIARDVITTWAMHGKGRALWCVGEQQYKVQTVLHPTEAALTFTNDAIAGAG from the coding sequence ATGCGCCGCACCACTACAGGGCGTGACGTCACCCGCCTGCTCGCCGACTTCGGCCACGACCTCCCCGCAGCCCCGAGCGTGTCACCGTCTGTCCGGGAGCCGCGGCTGTTCCGCAACGCCTCCCGCCGCGGCCCCCGCCACCGCGGGAGCGGCTGGGCGGCCTCGACACGGGCACCGGTCTCGGTGTGGCGGATGACGTCGGACCAAGCACCGGTGCTGTGGCCGTTCATCGCCGCCACCGGCCTGCCACCCACCGGAGCCCAGATGGGCATCGACGTGCTGTCCGGGGGGTCGTTCTACCTCGACCCGTTCGGTTGGGTCCTGCGCGATGACGTCCCTATTACCAACCCCAACGTCATCTGCTTCGGCAAACCCGGTCGCGGCAAGTCCGCCACCACCAAGGCGTTCATCCTGCGAATGATGGACTTCGGGTACCGCACCCTGATCCTGGGGGATCCCAAGGACGAGTACGAACCCCTCTGCTCCGTGTTGGGGGTGGAGCCGTTTCGGATCGGGCCCGGGCTGCCCGCGCGGATCAACCCGCTGGCCTTCGGTCCCCTGGCCCAGGGGTGGGCGGACCTGAACGCGGGCGAGGCACAGTCCCGCGCGGCGATCGTGTTCGGGCGGTGGCTGACCCTGCTGCGCGGGCTGGTCGGCTCACAACGCGTCGGAGACACCCCGGTCCCGTTCGGTCCCGTGGAGGAGAACGTCGTCAAAGCCGGCCTGCGGCAGCTCACCGGGTACACCCACGGCAACACCCACCTGGCGGAGACCACCATCCCCGAACTGTGGCACCTGCTCAACGCCCCCACCCCTGAGCTGGTCGATCAGTGCCGGTACGCCTCCACTCGGCACTTCCTCGACGAGACCCGACTGCTGCGGGACGCCTTGGGCCAACTCACCTCCGGGGCCCTGGCCGGGATCTTCGACGACCACACCAGCATCACCGTGGACTGGGCCGCGCCGATCCAGTCGCTAAGCCTGTCCCGGCTCGAACTCCTGGGGGAGGAGGCCGTCGGCATCGCCCTGACCTGCCTGTCCTCCTGGGGTCGCGGGATGCGCGAACTCGCCGACCCCGGCGACCTGCGGATCATGGTCCGCGACGAGGTGTGGAAGCAGATGCGCCTCGGGGCGGAAGCGGTGAAGTCCTTCGACGGGGACCTGCGCCTGTCCCGCTCCCACGGCGACGTGCAGTGGGCCAACGCCCACAAACCCTCCGACCTGCTCTCCGTAGGCGACGCCAGCTCCCAAGCCGTGGCCATCGCCAAGGACCTGCTCCACCTGGCCGACATCAAGATCCTCCACGGCCAAGACCTCGGCGTCGCCCGAGACCTCGAACAGGTCATGGGGCTGGGCCCTATCGCCCGCGACGTCATCACCACCTGGGCCATGCACGGCAAAGGACGAGCCCTGTGGTGCGTCGGCGAACAGCAGTACAAGGTCCAGACCGTGCTGCACCCCACCGAGGCCGCCCTGACGTTCACCAATGACGCCATCGCCGGCGCGGGTTGA
- a CDS encoding peptidoglycan DD-metalloendopeptidase family protein produces the protein MKKALWVMAPLLAVLFVIPLGAAVILAAVITPAAAEQARLHGCEAAVAASGSWRPPFQQAYVRTSHYGKRFHPIDQVWKLHSGTDLVSQPGPGPVVAVSMGTVTAAAYRGGYGNAIDVDHGGGITSRYAHLARIDPTIRPGATVTAGQVLGVEGSTGASTGNHLHLEILTNGDPVDPVPFMAERGAPLDGRAVAPTPTTDTPRDVEGGLGFDLPPASAPRLASLTTPPATIPARVKALYVAAAMKYQLPWTLLAGIGMEETSHGRTTATSSAGAQGLMQFMPATFAAHGVDGDGDGRASIRSDADSVFSAANYLTQSGVTKGEAGVRKALYAYNHATWYVNDVLHYAHRYGGGLVLGDPTSCAGAQGNPNLAPLLADRVAALLGWARQQTGDQYVFGANGPDAWDCSSFTQAAYRHIGLILPRTAGAQRDWLAAGAGTRIPPGQERPGDLIFWDSYLGPNAIGHVVIVQNPTTRTTFEAKNPRAGAGTFSYAGAEQGKSIYEIWRPGAAEGNS, from the coding sequence ATGAAGAAGGCCCTGTGGGTGATGGCCCCACTGCTCGCGGTCCTGTTCGTCATCCCGCTCGGGGCCGCGGTGATCCTGGCCGCGGTCATCACCCCAGCCGCCGCCGAACAGGCGCGCCTGCACGGGTGCGAGGCCGCCGTGGCGGCCAGCGGGTCGTGGCGGCCCCCGTTCCAGCAGGCCTACGTCAGAACCTCCCACTACGGCAAGCGGTTCCACCCCATCGACCAGGTGTGGAAGCTGCACAGCGGCACCGACCTGGTCTCCCAGCCCGGCCCCGGCCCCGTCGTCGCAGTGTCTATGGGCACCGTCACCGCGGCCGCCTACCGCGGCGGGTACGGCAACGCCATCGACGTCGACCACGGCGGCGGCATCACCTCACGCTACGCACACCTCGCCCGCATCGACCCCACCATCCGCCCCGGCGCAACGGTTACCGCCGGGCAGGTCTTGGGGGTCGAAGGCTCCACCGGTGCCTCCACCGGCAACCACCTCCACCTCGAGATCCTCACCAACGGCGACCCGGTCGACCCCGTGCCGTTCATGGCCGAGCGCGGGGCACCCCTGGACGGGCGCGCCGTCGCACCCACCCCCACAACTGACACCCCCCGTGACGTCGAAGGGGGTCTCGGGTTCGACCTGCCCCCCGCCAGCGCCCCCCGCCTTGCCTCGCTCACCACCCCACCGGCCACCATCCCCGCACGGGTCAAAGCCCTGTACGTCGCTGCCGCCATGAAGTACCAGCTGCCGTGGACGCTGCTCGCCGGGATCGGCATGGAGGAGACCTCCCACGGACGCACCACCGCCACCTCCAGCGCTGGGGCCCAAGGGTTGATGCAGTTCATGCCCGCCACCTTCGCCGCGCACGGCGTCGACGGCGACGGCGACGGGCGTGCCAGCATCCGTAGCGACGCAGACTCGGTCTTCTCCGCGGCGAACTACCTCACCCAGTCCGGGGTCACCAAGGGCGAGGCTGGGGTCCGCAAAGCCCTGTACGCGTACAACCACGCCACCTGGTACGTCAACGACGTTCTGCACTACGCGCACAGGTATGGCGGTGGTCTTGTGTTGGGCGACCCGACCAGTTGCGCTGGGGCACAGGGCAACCCAAACCTCGCCCCGCTGCTTGCTGACCGCGTCGCGGCCCTGCTCGGGTGGGCCAGGCAGCAGACCGGCGACCAGTACGTGTTCGGCGCCAACGGCCCCGACGCCTGGGATTGCTCCAGCTTCACCCAGGCCGCCTACCGCCACATCGGCCTGATTCTGCCGCGCACCGCTGGCGCCCAACGCGACTGGCTCGCCGCCGGAGCCGGCACGCGCATCCCACCCGGGCAGGAACGCCCCGGCGACCTCATCTTCTGGGACAGCTACCTCGGACCCAACGCCATCGGGCACGTCGTCATCGTCCAAAACCCCACCACGAGAACGACGTTCGAGGCCAAGAATCCCCGCGCCGGGGCCGGCACCTTCAGCTACGCCGGGGCCGAGCAGGGGAAGAGCATCTACGAGATCTGGCGTCCCGGCGCCGCCGAAGGCAACTCATGA
- a CDS encoding TraM recognition domain-containing protein, protein MTSFDPRQVGWRLGRAHEPRGGDLWVPWDRTAGVIGPQGSGKTLDLLIPALLEAPGAALVTLTKADDLLLSIGQRSTNGRPCVVLDPFGLAPGLPELVWDPVAGCVDPMVAEKRAKAFTAGTVNGAGARGQGDDAARFYAAEAAKVIQGYFHAAALTGRTLDNVLRWVANPVAAVEPTEILREHPHAAPFWHGLLHGALRGDDRTAGNTITTVQQALGLFFQEEIRRRCVPGLGRPATNIADVIGAGGTIYLLGRESPYESASPLMTAVAEHVLDTALTLATRSGWGRLCPPMLACLDELPSTAPLPTLQTRMANERALGISFIWAAQTRAQLSQIFGEHQARAVLGLTNILVMFGGSKDVAFNQEISDLLGPVRVARTSWQSGRSHRSVTGEDIPILTGSEVRQLEERHALVVAENGKPLIAKLTRCIDGKSGRALLRAQADTRARVADGCKHLVHPDARATAAVTEAGRRGLNSVNVRGV, encoded by the coding sequence ATGACCTCGTTCGATCCACGCCAGGTCGGCTGGCGCCTCGGTCGGGCGCACGAACCCCGCGGGGGCGACTTGTGGGTGCCGTGGGACCGCACCGCCGGCGTCATCGGCCCCCAAGGCTCCGGCAAGACCCTAGACCTGCTCATCCCCGCCCTGCTCGAAGCCCCCGGAGCCGCGCTCGTCACGTTGACCAAGGCCGATGACCTGCTTCTGTCCATCGGGCAACGCTCCACGAATGGTCGCCCGTGCGTCGTGCTCGACCCGTTCGGTCTCGCCCCCGGCCTCCCCGAACTGGTGTGGGACCCCGTCGCCGGGTGCGTGGACCCGATGGTCGCCGAGAAGCGCGCAAAGGCCTTCACCGCTGGCACCGTCAACGGAGCCGGAGCCCGCGGACAGGGCGACGACGCGGCCCGGTTCTACGCCGCCGAAGCAGCCAAGGTCATCCAGGGCTACTTCCACGCGGCCGCGCTGACCGGACGCACCCTGGATAACGTGCTGCGCTGGGTTGCCAACCCCGTCGCCGCCGTCGAACCCACCGAGATCCTGCGCGAGCATCCTCACGCAGCCCCGTTCTGGCACGGACTGCTCCACGGTGCGCTGCGCGGGGACGACCGCACCGCTGGAAACACCATCACCACCGTCCAGCAGGCGCTCGGCCTGTTCTTCCAGGAGGAGATCCGTCGCCGCTGCGTGCCCGGACTTGGACGCCCGGCCACCAACATCGCCGACGTTATCGGCGCCGGGGGGACGATCTACCTGCTGGGACGGGAGAGCCCGTACGAGTCCGCGTCACCTTTGATGACCGCTGTGGCTGAACACGTCCTCGACACCGCACTGACTCTCGCCACAAGGTCCGGTTGGGGGCGGCTTTGCCCTCCGATGCTCGCGTGCCTTGACGAGTTGCCGTCCACGGCACCGCTGCCCACTCTGCAGACCCGGATGGCCAATGAACGCGCCCTCGGGATCTCGTTCATCTGGGCCGCCCAAACCAGAGCCCAGCTCAGCCAGATCTTCGGTGAGCACCAAGCCCGGGCCGTGCTCGGACTGACGAATATTCTGGTCATGTTCGGCGGGTCCAAGGACGTCGCGTTCAACCAGGAGATCTCCGACCTTCTGGGACCCGTCCGGGTAGCCCGCACCAGCTGGCAGTCTGGGCGGTCACACCGCTCCGTCACCGGTGAGGACATCCCCATCCTCACGGGCTCCGAAGTCCGACAACTCGAGGAACGCCACGCCCTCGTCGTCGCCGAGAACGGCAAACCCCTCATCGCCAAACTCACCCGCTGCATCGACGGCAAATCCGGCCGGGCCCTGCTGCGAGCGCAGGCGGACACTCGCGCCCGGGTCGCCGACGGTTGTAAGCACCTAGTGCACCCCGATGCCAGAGCGACAGCCGCAGTAACCGAGGCCGGAAGACGCGGACTCAACAGCGTCAATGTGCGAGGTGTTTGA
- a CDS encoding GNAT family N-acetyltransferase: MYSHWLVDEDHGHAPRPLASDPVALAHKWHTAYGDVERTQRRLIAADEAVEGSWWWNRRRLAHEARERTGYHRRALAELLRAGDHLERNAVGSTQNWSALSRVNARQGALSLEETLRRLANDLPKGWAKSTLASLPAIRANTALGAPTDVDHLHTQILSVARDLRTEVAVDLYEHIPGPLRPLPETVEALERRTPFRTLSVSLPMEDARWELLADGAPRRIRLHDIVVEQRGRGLGTAVLEHLCAFADEHEYIITGQLEPGPGKPDADAVRLAAWYARHGFRQGGSPPSQWRRGAYMSRAPRQVQNPS, from the coding sequence ATGTACTCGCATTGGCTGGTCGACGAGGATCACGGCCATGCCCCCCGCCCTCTGGCTTCAGACCCAGTTGCGCTCGCCCATAAGTGGCACACCGCCTATGGGGATGTGGAACGGACCCAGCGGCGGCTCATAGCTGCTGATGAGGCCGTCGAGGGGTCGTGGTGGTGGAATCGCCGCCGACTGGCCCATGAAGCAAGGGAGCGCACCGGGTATCACCGCCGTGCGCTTGCCGAATTGCTCCGGGCCGGCGATCACCTTGAGCGCAATGCCGTCGGCTCTACCCAGAATTGGAGCGCCCTTTCCCGGGTCAACGCGCGGCAAGGAGCCCTGTCCCTTGAGGAAACGCTTCGTCGACTGGCCAATGACTTACCGAAGGGGTGGGCCAAATCGACGTTGGCGAGCCTTCCGGCGATCCGCGCCAACACCGCACTAGGTGCACCTACCGACGTCGACCATTTGCATACGCAGATCCTCTCGGTCGCCCGAGACCTCAGAACGGAAGTCGCAGTAGATCTCTACGAGCACATTCCCGGGCCACTAAGGCCTCTGCCGGAAACGGTGGAGGCCTTAGAGCGCAGGACCCCTTTCCGCACGCTCTCAGTGTCCCTGCCAATGGAAGACGCGCGGTGGGAATTGCTCGCCGACGGAGCTCCCCGTCGTATCCGGCTGCACGACATCGTGGTGGAGCAGCGGGGGCGAGGGCTTGGCACAGCCGTACTTGAGCATCTGTGCGCATTTGCCGACGAGCACGAGTACATAATCACTGGCCAGCTCGAGCCTGGCCCCGGCAAGCCTGATGCGGACGCGGTAAGGCTGGCCGCGTGGTACGCGCGCCACGGCTTCAGGCAAGGAGGCTCGCCGCCCAGCCAATGGCGCCGCGGCGCGTATATGTCTCGGGCACCCCGGCAGGTTCAAAACCCGTCGTGA
- a CDS encoding tyrosine-type recombinase/integrase translates to MSPHSLRHAAITNALDAGVPLRDAQILARHADPRTTEHYDRARGNLDRHGVHFLTAYVAGV, encoded by the coding sequence ATAAGCCCACACTCGCTGCGTCACGCTGCGATCACCAACGCCCTCGACGCCGGCGTCCCCCTGCGGGACGCCCAGATCCTGGCCCGGCACGCCGACCCGAGAACCACCGAGCACTACGACCGAGCCCGAGGCAACCTCGATCGACACGGCGTCCACTTCCTGACCGCATACGTCGCCGGCGTCTGA
- a CDS encoding tyrosine-type recombinase/integrase: MSAPTTLLPFQPSSMSTAQLAAVSFLARYSGRTHTLYAFQLRQWFAWCEANALDPLVGVQRAHVELYIRSLGDRGLMDSSVVTMMHGVRGFFRFAHIDGLIPADPAVYARLPKVHRDESRTQGLDRLELIRFLQVAQTITVHHGALAYLLGINALRASEAAAVRIEDYADTLRGHRVLHLVGKGNKPDTMPITVPVLRVLEACRGDRTSGPLVLRPLTGKAIDRRDVYRMVARIAKAASIRVT; the protein is encoded by the coding sequence ATGTCCGCTCCGACAACTCTCCTTCCGTTCCAGCCGTCATCAATGTCGACCGCCCAACTGGCAGCGGTCTCGTTCTTGGCCCGCTACTCCGGGCGCACCCACACCTTGTACGCGTTCCAGCTGCGGCAGTGGTTCGCTTGGTGTGAAGCGAACGCCCTGGACCCCTTGGTCGGGGTCCAGCGCGCACACGTTGAGCTGTACATCCGCAGCCTCGGGGACCGGGGCCTGATGGACTCCTCCGTCGTGACGATGATGCACGGCGTCCGTGGCTTCTTCCGGTTCGCGCACATCGACGGTCTCATCCCCGCAGACCCGGCCGTCTACGCGAGACTGCCTAAGGTCCACCGCGACGAATCGCGCACTCAAGGACTGGACCGGCTGGAGCTAATCCGTTTCCTCCAAGTCGCCCAGACCATCACCGTCCACCACGGCGCCCTCGCCTACCTGCTCGGGATCAACGCGCTGCGCGCATCCGAGGCTGCCGCGGTGCGGATCGAGGACTACGCCGACACCCTGCGTGGGCACCGGGTGCTGCACCTGGTGGGCAAGGGCAACAAGCCCGACACGATGCCGATCACCGTCCCGGTGCTGCGGGTCCTGGAGGCTTGCCGCGGCGATCGAACCAGCGGGCCCCTGGTCCTGCGGCCGCTCACTGGGAAGGCGATCGACCGGCGCGATGTGTACCGGATGGTCGCCCGGATCGCGAAGGCCGCCAGCATCCGCGTCACATAA
- a CDS encoding DUF6308 family protein codes for MYERCLRGRHFSDTIGCVPRRTDHDRVRQSIIETVKGPHAHDLVAAYFDQRRGFAGAMFDGLDPGGLLAHNPIDCFTVDDIAAASLLDVRFGPTAVREVLISQEIQSALRAVPAQISLWDASETDLGVATELWSLVRGIDGVGRTRASKLLARKRPRLIPIVDSVIAGALHLGDETWRPLAEALRDPELRQAIDVLRPLPVSKGIGTLRLLDVLTWMSNSRSEAAVSVQIAVGAPPTRSMPRGRTSSP; via the coding sequence ATGTATGAGCGATGCCTTCGCGGCCGGCACTTTAGCGACACAATCGGATGCGTGCCCCGTCGAACCGACCATGACCGCGTCCGTCAAAGCATCATCGAAACCGTCAAGGGGCCGCACGCTCATGACCTTGTCGCCGCCTACTTCGACCAACGCCGTGGATTCGCTGGGGCGATGTTTGACGGCCTCGACCCCGGCGGACTCCTGGCCCACAATCCCATCGACTGTTTCACAGTCGATGACATCGCCGCCGCGTCGTTGCTGGATGTCCGATTCGGACCCACGGCCGTCCGCGAAGTGCTGATATCTCAGGAAATTCAGTCGGCCCTTAGGGCCGTTCCGGCCCAGATCTCGCTCTGGGATGCCAGTGAGACAGACCTTGGCGTAGCAACCGAGCTCTGGTCCTTGGTCCGCGGCATCGATGGGGTGGGACGAACTCGAGCGAGCAAACTCTTGGCACGGAAACGCCCTCGGCTCATCCCTATCGTCGACTCAGTGATCGCCGGCGCTTTGCACCTCGGCGATGAGACGTGGCGTCCGTTGGCCGAAGCGCTGAGGGATCCAGAACTACGCCAAGCCATCGACGTCTTGCGCCCGCTGCCTGTCAGCAAAGGCATAGGTACCTTGCGCCTGCTGGACGTGTTGACCTGGATGTCAAACAGTCGAAGCGAGGCAGCAGTTTCGGTGCAGATTGCGGTAGGAGCGCCGCCTACACGAAGCATGCCCCGGGGTCGAACCTCTAGCCCTTAG
- a CDS encoding serine protease, translating to MQVDTVAKDLLFATVRLVTEAQDGEETSGTGFILDLELMKGESTPVLVTSRHVVEEATEVSLHLAVAGRDSDVQLRSALQVRMVNGREAFFYHPDDSIDIAIAPIGRVIRDAPERLFYRALPASLVPDADALDALDAIEELIFVGYPDGRWDSINQTPTTRRGITATPVWLDYDGRPYFLIDGGVFPGSSGSPVLIYNTGGFAVGGSFAIGQRMMLVGVLTDSLIRNQSVNFGDLGGSFEQGLGLGTVLNARALVHTIDLFCANAGLTRTPRTPGA from the coding sequence ATGCAGGTAGACACGGTAGCCAAGGACCTTCTGTTTGCCACCGTCAGGCTCGTCACCGAGGCCCAGGACGGCGAAGAAACCTCGGGAACGGGTTTCATACTCGACCTCGAACTGATGAAGGGAGAGTCAACACCAGTACTCGTCACTAGCCGCCATGTGGTTGAAGAAGCGACGGAGGTCTCCCTCCATCTAGCGGTTGCAGGGCGAGACTCCGATGTCCAGTTGCGTAGCGCGCTACAAGTCCGCATGGTGAACGGACGCGAGGCGTTCTTCTACCATCCGGATGACAGCATCGACATCGCAATCGCCCCCATCGGGCGAGTGATCCGTGATGCGCCAGAGCGGCTCTTCTATCGTGCCCTTCCAGCGTCTCTCGTACCTGACGCGGACGCACTGGACGCACTGGATGCCATCGAGGAACTGATCTTCGTGGGCTACCCCGATGGTCGGTGGGACTCCATCAACCAGACCCCGACAACTCGGCGTGGGATCACCGCGACTCCAGTTTGGCTCGACTACGACGGGCGGCCCTACTTCCTGATCGACGGCGGTGTCTTCCCGGGGAGCAGTGGCAGCCCTGTTCTGATTTACAACACCGGAGGCTTCGCTGTTGGGGGGAGTTTCGCAATCGGTCAAAGAATGATGCTCGTTGGCGTCTTGACAGACTCGCTGATTCGCAATCAATCTGTGAACTTCGGTGACCTAGGCGGCTCCTTTGAACAAGGGCTCGGTTTGGGCACCGTCTTGAACGCTCGCGCCCTGGTCCACACCATCGACTTGTTCTGCGCGAATGCAGGCCTGACGCGCACGCCGCGTACCCCAGGAGCCTGA